A genomic region of Methanothermobacter thermautotrophicus str. Delta H contains the following coding sequences:
- a CDS encoding nucleotide sugar dehydrogenase, with translation MDDQRIAVFGLGHIGLPTAALFARAGFKVTGVDINPETVEKVNIGRSPVLEPGLDELVAEVVGTGNLGATMDGERAAAESEVMIIVVPTPVNSENTSDLSAVISAAETISRGLKKGDLVIVESTVPPGACQNVVLPILEKTGLKVSEDFGLAYTPERALPNNTLHEMQNNARVIGGADPESARRAAALYRRITSGEVIVVDDLMTAEMVKLMENTYRDTNIALANELAVICEALGIDAINAIEAANHHPRVNIHTPGPGVGGHCLSIDPYFIVEMAERKGVPARLIRTAREVNESMPLHVLEIVRETLESRGKTLKGSNVGILGVAYKGDVADARETPTRPLVAALLSEGARVLVNDPHVSPEIIRGMGVEPVSLEEALNSDCVVLMTDHTEYLEITPEMIPGGIFICTRPVMDPERFRTRGITFRGVGRP, from the coding sequence ATGGATGATCAGAGGATAGCAGTATTTGGTCTTGGGCACATAGGTCTTCCAACAGCGGCACTATTTGCAAGGGCCGGCTTTAAGGTCACAGGGGTTGACATAAACCCTGAAACAGTGGAGAAGGTTAACATAGGAAGGTCACCCGTCCTTGAACCGGGTCTTGATGAACTGGTGGCAGAGGTCGTTGGGACCGGTAATCTGGGGGCCACCATGGACGGTGAAAGGGCTGCAGCAGAATCAGAGGTCATGATAATCGTTGTGCCAACACCGGTCAACAGTGAAAACACATCCGATCTATCTGCAGTGATATCTGCAGCCGAAACAATCTCCAGGGGCCTTAAAAAGGGGGACCTTGTGATAGTGGAGAGCACAGTACCCCCGGGTGCCTGTCAGAACGTGGTACTCCCTATACTGGAGAAAACAGGTCTTAAGGTCTCAGAGGACTTTGGACTCGCCTACACGCCGGAGAGGGCACTGCCTAACAACACACTCCATGAAATGCAGAACAATGCAAGGGTAATAGGGGGCGCTGACCCTGAAAGCGCCCGGAGGGCTGCTGCACTCTACAGGAGGATAACATCCGGTGAGGTAATAGTTGTGGATGACCTCATGACAGCCGAGATGGTTAAACTGATGGAGAACACCTACAGGGACACCAACATAGCCCTTGCCAATGAGCTTGCGGTTATATGTGAGGCCCTTGGCATAGACGCCATAAACGCCATCGAGGCAGCAAACCACCATCCGAGGGTGAACATACACACACCGGGTCCGGGTGTTGGCGGCCACTGCCTCTCAATAGACCCCTACTTCATAGTGGAGATGGCGGAGAGGAAGGGCGTGCCTGCAAGGCTAATAAGGACGGCCAGGGAGGTAAATGAGTCCATGCCCCTGCACGTCCTTGAAATCGTGAGGGAAACCCTTGAATCCCGGGGTAAGACCCTAAAGGGTTCAAATGTGGGGATTCTCGGGGTTGCCTACAAGGGTGATGTGGCTGATGCAAGGGAGACGCCAACAAGGCCACTGGTCGCAGCCCTTCTCTCTGAGGGAGCCAGGGTCCTGGTGAACGACCCCCATGTCAGCCCAGAAATTATAAGGGGGATGGGTGTTGAACCGGTTTCCCTTGAGGAGGCCCTCAACTCTGACTGCGTGGTCCTCATGACAGACCACACAGAGTACCTTGAAATAACACCCGAGATGATCCCGGGCGGGATATTCATATGCACAAGGCCCGTCATGGACCCTGAGAGGTTCAGGACAAGGGGTATAACATTCAGGGGCGTGGGCCGTCCTTGA
- the wecB gene encoding non-hydrolyzing UDP-N-acetylglucosamine 2-epimerase yields the protein MKIAIILGTRPEIIKMAPVIDEIRKRGMEFSLIHTGQHYDHEMSDQFFIDLELPAPHHNIGVGSGSHGAMTAEMLRGLEEVLLREEPDIVMVQGDTNAVLAGALAAVKLHIPVGHVEAGLRSFDRTMPEEINRMVADVCSKLYYVPTEESAINLLMEGVDPEMILVTGNTVVDACLRNIEIASRKSDILSEFSEDDRIVALTLHRAENVDNPERLGSIIDAILELEEFRIVFPVHPRTRKNLERFGLYRMLQDAAHVTLMKPMGYLDFLLLLSNSFIVLTDSGGLQEEAITFNVPCLTLRYNTERPETVEAGGNILVGADREMITGTARRLLEDPDFRRRMMEAENPYGDGHASERIIEETLRLHREGKLAMEAPEEVISIPSRRLIHVDEDITVLDLAEREDAAVRMVYSGGEILFPAPDLNLKGMDVLIESGSRRN from the coding sequence ATGAAGATTGCGATTATTTTAGGGACAAGACCAGAGATAATCAAGATGGCCCCTGTTATAGATGAGATAAGGAAGCGTGGCATGGAATTTTCACTGATACACACCGGTCAGCACTATGACCATGAGATGTCTGATCAGTTCTTCATTGACCTTGAACTCCCGGCACCCCACCACAACATAGGTGTGGGCTCAGGGAGTCATGGGGCCATGACCGCCGAGATGCTCAGGGGTCTGGAGGAAGTGCTCTTAAGGGAGGAACCTGATATTGTAATGGTCCAGGGGGATACCAATGCCGTCCTTGCAGGGGCACTGGCAGCGGTCAAACTCCACATACCTGTTGGACATGTTGAGGCCGGTTTGAGGTCCTTTGACAGGACCATGCCTGAGGAGATAAACAGGATGGTTGCAGATGTCTGCTCAAAACTCTACTACGTCCCAACAGAGGAATCAGCCATCAACCTCCTCATGGAGGGTGTGGATCCAGAGATGATCCTTGTCACAGGAAACACGGTGGTTGACGCCTGCCTCAGGAACATTGAGATAGCATCAAGGAAATCGGATATCCTCTCAGAGTTCTCAGAGGATGACAGAATTGTTGCCCTGACGCTTCACAGGGCAGAGAACGTGGACAACCCTGAAAGGCTCGGATCAATAATAGACGCCATACTTGAACTTGAGGAATTCAGGATAGTCTTCCCGGTCCATCCAAGAACCAGGAAGAACCTTGAAAGATTTGGACTCTACAGAATGCTCCAGGATGCAGCCCACGTCACACTCATGAAACCAATGGGCTACCTTGACTTCCTTCTTCTTCTTTCAAATTCATTCATAGTACTCACAGATTCAGGGGGACTCCAGGAGGAGGCAATAACCTTCAACGTACCCTGCCTGACCCTCAGGTACAACACAGAACGCCCCGAGACGGTTGAGGCTGGGGGCAATATCCTTGTGGGCGCCGACAGGGAGATGATAACCGGAACAGCCAGGAGGCTCCTTGAGGACCCCGATTTCAGGAGGAGGATGATGGAGGCAGAAAACCCCTATGGAGATGGTCATGCCTCAGAGAGGATAATTGAAGAAACCCTCCGTCTCCACAGGGAGGGTAAACTGGCAATGGAAGCCCCGGAGGAGGTTATATCCATACCATCAAGGAGACTGATACACGTTGATGAGGATATAACCGTCTTGGACCTGGCTGAGAGGGAGGATGCAGCTGTGAGGATGGTCTACTCTGGAGGCGAAATTCTCTTCCCGGCTCCTGACCTCAACCTCAAGGGAATGGATGTTCTCATAGAATCAGGGTCCCGGAGGAATTGA